The genome window AAACCTAAAGGAAGATCAGCCCACTCTTAGGGTAGAGCTAATGAGTGTGGAAGCAAAATGAAGGGCAGAGAAGCACCAGCATCCAAGCCAGAGTgggtgggaggaagaagaggaggaaggttTGCTGTCAGCACCAGGCACAATGTGATTGGCATAAGCTCTGCAAACCCTGCTCTACCTGTCCCGGCTTTAGCTGAAAGCCCTGGATGAAATGGGgccaggagggagctggaggtgcACCGCATCCACCGGCAGCGCTCATCCAGGTCACCTGGCTAGGTGGGAGCAGATATTTTGTTCTGAGACACGTAACATGGGAGCAGCGTATAATTTGCACTCTCACAGAGGAGCAGTGCTGACAtcaagcaggaagaaaaggctgGGATGAAAGGcacctggctgctggcacaATCTCTACAATCAAAGCTGAGGTGTGTATTAACTTAGATGAAGGACCCAAATTCTCTTGTAAAGCCCTAGAGGAAGCGTTCCAACACGGACTTCTTTGGATCCCAGCAAGCCAGTCAGCAAGAGCCACCGGGCTGCCACAAGGCATCCCTGGGGAGTGACAACAGATTTCCCGCACGATGAATCCAAGGCAAAAGCAGCCAGGATGCGAAGAGGCAAGAGCAGAGGTCTTTTAGCAGCTtgaagaaaagcacaggagcaCAGCTTGCAAAAGCAAATGGGAGAGCTCGGCTTTGCTCCTTAGCTACGTTTCTTTGGTAGCCACATAGCTTTAGGTACGTTTGGCAATGTGTTTGCTTCCAGGAACTTGTAGGTCTTTGACCGTTGGGTTGTAAAACTCCTTCCAAGCCCAGATACTTGGTGGTTGTTGCTGCTTTCATGATACACTGATATCAGTCTCTCCTGAGAAGGTCAGAGGGTTTTCTAGTGAGTATTCCAGCTCGTTTTGAACTTGAGTTGGAGGTGAGTGAGCCAGGAGTGTTGCTGTGGCTGCTTGAAGTGGAGAGAAGGGGCAAAAGGATGCCAGTTTCCACCTTCAACCTCCCATAACCTCTCTGCACCTCACCACCATTGCCTTGAACGTCTCGTCCTTCGGGATCATGAAGGACTCCAGCTGCTCAGGTGATATGTGCCATGTAAATAACAGTATCAAGAATGCGGTGGCAGGGTACGTCTCAGGGGACAACGTCCACGTCCTTTCAACAAAGCAGTGCCACTCATGAAAGCAGATGTTTCCTGCTTACCACCACAACTACGGGGTGGGTGAGTCTCCTCCATATTTGCAGTGACCAACCCAAGGGAAGCAATCTTGGTAGCTCCGGAGGCCCTCCCATCATAAACATGATTAGTAACAATTAAAACCTCATTTCAGCTCTAATTACAGCCAATATAATGCCACCTGGATTCATTCTTAAATAAGCTCATAAAATATTGCACctattacatttctttccatattCTAATGCAAGGGATATTGCTCTCACACCCTGAACTAGGTTATGCGATGGGCTTCCAcctgctctcctctccttccagcaGGTTCCTGCACGTGGCAATCTCAATGCCCAGGGCTATCTTCATGCTCAACAAGTCCTGATGTTCCTTCAGTGCATGGCCAAGCTCCACTGAGGGCTCTGCACCGTCCACCCAGTTCGCTTTGGGCTTTGTTGAGGGTGAGATCTCCTTTCTGTTCCACCTCAACAATGCCTGGGGGAAGGATGAGTCCCACCAGCTGGGGCATAACTGTCCTCTGAGCCGTAGGGCATCCAGCCACCGGTGGTCTTGCACTAAACTGCTCTGTGATGGGACAGGCCCGCAGTCCCAGCCTGTATCTCACACTTCCATGTTACTCAGACTGAGTGAAGGAGACTCAATGGTAAACGCTAGGAGTAAGGCATTGCCATCTCACTGTGAGCTCCAACCTTTGCAAGCCAAAAGGGATCTGAAAATGCAGGCAGGTTCTCATGAGCACCTGAGCAGAGCCCGCAGGAGGCCCCTGGGGGCAGGTTTTGTATTAGCACAGACAGCACGTGCCCTCTGCTGTAGAAAACCACCATgcacaaaccaacaaaaacacatttattctgtattttttgtgctCTGTGTCCAAAATGGCAGCAGCTCTaccaaaaaatattaaaaagacataCCATTGCTTGGTCACGCTAAGGCTGTTTCACAAGTAAATTCACTTATCTGAAGGAAAACCGGCCCCTTTGCTGCAAATACGGATCTAGTTTTACCCTAGAGCTCGCAGCAGTGCCCCACGAAACCGACGAagggcagccctgccaccagGCTGCTACCACCTCTCATTCAAGCATGAATGTGCTTGAGCAATTAACATTACTCCCTTTTTCATGAGCACAGCAGATGGGAATGATAAACAGCGGCACCTCCATGTTATAGCCTGGCCCCTCTCCAGAAAAAACTCAGGGAACTTATAAAAAGCCTGTGGTTTTCTGTAGGATGATGCCTGCGTCTTTGGCTGCCTGGGTTTCAACACATGGGAGatcttccaccaccaccaccctcccaGAGAAGCCCCAGGAATGCTCCAGGGCTTTGCACCACCTTGGGCTGTACCTGTCCTTGGACTCTTCACTGGGctgaggaaggaagagatgACTTCTTGGTCTCTCTCATCCCAACCTGTAAATTTTAGAATGAGAAATACACTGCTTATTCAAACAAGAGAGTAAGTCATATTATAATCTGGTACAAACATCAGATGAAGTCGTCAGGTGTTAACTGAGAGAGTATTTGGGGGAAAATAAGAAGAGCAGCATGAAAGTAACACTAGTTCAAACAAGAACCATCATTTCTTCGTTTGCTTTGCTCGTTGAGGTGGCAAGGGCTCTGCAACACAGATCCTCTCCGTCACCATATTTTTATCCGACAAATACCGAGGCTGCCTGAGGATGATGCGCACACCACCATACAGTCAGGGTTGATTCACGTACCGGTCTGGCTCTTGCTCCTCCCAATGCCAGAGAAGAATCCAGTCAAGCATTAATCAAATTAATTTGGTTGCAATGGGATGTTATTTAGAGAGGATAATGACTAACCTGGCTGGGCAGTCTGCAGTTATAATAGCAGGTTCGAGGCTGTGTCTCATACTTTCacgctgcttttttttttttttttcacaagtaaTTTGTGTCCACGTAACATCTTCAGACCTTCCCACCGCTCCTGTGTGAGGTGCTGGTGCCCATGTAAGAGCCCTGCTCGTCAGATAGATGGTGCTGCTTGCCCTTGTGCTGGCCAAGGGTAGAGGACAACCGCTCTTCTTCGGTGCATTAACCACCTACTGCAGACCTGTCATTGGTGTCCTCCCCCATGGAGGTCCCTAGGCCACCAGGACAGAGCCCACTGCGTAATGGTGATGGGTTGGATGCATGTCTTGGAATGAAATCTGTGCCAAGGGCTGGTGCTAACTGCCACATCCCAATGGCAATGGTCAAACCACCCCAGTCCAACTGCCATCCCAACGGCCACGCTCAAACTAATCCCAGTCCAACTACCACATCCCAATGGCCACCTTCCAACTGCCACATCCCAACAGCCATGTTCAAACCAATCCTAGTCCAGCCACCACATCCCAATGGCCACATTAAAACTACCACATCCTAACGGCCAGGTTCCAACAGCCCCAGTCTAACTGCCACAACCATGCCGTTCAGGCCACCGTGTTCAAACCATGACATCCAGACCACCACATACCAACTGCTGCCATCCATTGCCATATCCCAACCACAACATCCCTGCTGGTGGCCCTGCCTGTCTTGCTCCTGAGGTGTCCACCAAACGAGGGCTGGCCATCATCCTACCATGCTTGGTATGAGCACAATACCCCCACCTCATGGCCACCAGGTTGACATGGCACGTTCCCTTCCTGTGCCACACTCCTCACAGCCATGGCTCTCCCATCCTGCAGAGAGATGGGGAGTCAGCTGTGGAGGAGCAAGACAGCACCTCCtaagaggaaagagaaggtccatcttcctcctcctcacctcagCTGGGGAGTTCATGGCATCCAGTGATTTGCATCATAGGACAGAGCACCGTAGGCATTGCCATTCGCTATGGCGATGAACAAAGCATGTTTTCCCTCCCCTGGGGACCATTAAGTGATAAGACAACACAAAGGTATGTTTTCATCTCTCTGCAGTTTATTGGTAATGAAAGAACTTGGAGGACAGGGGTGCTGGTAAAAAGCAACCATGCAGTAGGGTTCAGGCAACAGAAGGTTTGCAATAAGGCCATACATACGTCAGGTGTGAAGGAGAAGAGGGAATGGGatctataaaatattaaagctgCCAAATTACTCCACCAAGGGAAGGTGGACATCTCCAGAGACCTGTTTCTCACTCCTAAATCTGACTATGAGACATTATCACGTTTCTTCTGCTCGTGTGAATTCCCGATATAGCTGAAACAAGCATGTGGGCAACATGCAGGACATGTGGAAGTTGCAAGGGGAAACACGGCCATTGAAAAAGAGACCttgaaaagtgaaaggaaagagCAGCTTTATACACACTCCTcctcagccagggcaggagctggggggagcagcAAGGAGTGCAGCGAAAGATGCTCGGATGAGCTCTGCGGTCCCTGGTAGCCACAAGGGAGATCTCCTGCCCCTGGAGACTGGTGAAGCTGGAAGAGGAGGCACCTCTGCCAGCAGGATGGAGTTTTCCTGCAAATCTCCCCTTGGGCAGGATGGTTTAGGGAGGTGCTGAGCTAAAAGGGAAACAgttcatttctttgctgaacACCGGTTGCgggtggcaggggctgtgctgctggctggagaaagggaaaggtgCTTCTTTCCTTGGAGGGACTGAGGGGGGCTCAGTATTTCACCCCTGAGGATTTGACTGTTGTGGTTGTGACACATCTCCGCACGGAGGAGGATCCGGCCCCTCCTATGAAGTTGCCGCCTCCAGAGCTGCACATTCTCCCACTCCCGGACGAGAAGCCACCACTGAGTATTCCTCCTCCCATGCCACAGCTGCCTCCAATGATGCTTCCTCCTCCGACCACACACACTCCTCCGCCCATGCCACTGCCAGCTCCAaagccaccagctctgcctccagcaaTGGTGCTTctgcccaccacagctgcaAGAGAGGGACAGGCTCACTGTGCATCCTGCGCCAGCCTGGGAATCCTCAGGAAACCCGGGGGGAAAGCTGTTCTGCTGAGAGGGCGATGTATGGATACTTACAGACATTTACGTTGGATGGGTTGTCAACACAGAGcctgcagagggaaaggaacaCAAGTTGTAGATCTAATGTAATGGAAAGCAATTAAGGTCCGTGCAATTTCCCAGGTGCTACTTATATGTCCTGGTTCAcgcaaaacaacaaaagccacTGAGAAATATTCCCAGTGCAGacatcatttctttttttgggcttaaaaacttggggaaaaaattaaagtaaatcAGATTCCAATGCTAAATGGGTTGTGACAGATGATTAAGCCTCAGTTGGCCCCAAGGAGAGACTGTACCTCGGCCAGGgtgacacagcagcagggctcacctgttctcctccccctccagcagcttcctGTACATGGCAATCTCAACATCCAGCGCAATCTTGATGTTCAGCAGCTCCTGGTACTCCTTCAGCAAGCGAGCCAGCTCCTCCTTGTCTTTGCTCAGGGCACATTCCAACTCTTCCAGTTTCCTCCTGGCATCCTTCAGGGCCATCTCACCCCGCTCCTCTGCCTCAGCAATAGCTGCCTGCAGTTGGTGgttctgagaaagaaaaaagaaaagcagattctCAGTTCCCTTCTGCACACCCTCCACCAGAGCAGCCTTCAGGATACAAACTGAATGGAAAATGGGCAGGGACCATCCATCTCCTCCAAAGGACCTGAAGCTCAATGACTGATGCTCCCCTCACACTGTCCTTGACACACCACACAGCTCAGTCATGACCCAGCCTGATGCCACCACCCAACAAGATGCTTGCCAACCCCTACCTGCTTCTTCACGTTCTCAATCTCAGCCCGCAGCCTCTGGACGTTCCTGGTCAGCTCCTGGATCTCTATCTTGGTGTTGCGGAGGCTGTCCCCATGCCGACCAGCGGTGTTCTGCAGCTCTTCATACTGACGGCACAGAGACAAAGCAACTGTCAGGGACTCAACTTCTCCAGAATGCAGGTGGTCCCCTTGGTGGGTGGCAAGGGAGGCATGAGCCAGCAGAGACCGTCCCAGGTGCCTTGATGGCTTCCCAACTCACCCGGCTCTGGTACCAAGCCTCAGCTTCAGCCCGGCTGTTCTGAGCAATCTGCTCGTACTGACGCCGGACCTCCTCGATGATGCTGTCCAGGTCCAGGTGACGATTGTTGTCCATGGACACCACCACAGACAGGTCCCGGCTGATTGTTTGCATCTGAGCCAGCTCCTACAACCAAAACACGAGTTAGCCCGACCTTCcgaaggaagggggggggggggggggggggcgcggagcagcagcaccaagcaGCCTCTCCAGACTAAATCCACAGGGGCACCCAGTCCAGCCTCACTGTCTTTGGCCAACACATGTCTCAGTACAGCTCCAAAGGAGGGGAGAGCTCGTACCTCCTCGTAGATGCACCTCAGGAAGCTGATTTCATCAGTCAGAGCTCCCACTTTGGCTTCCAACTCTACTTTAGTCATGTAGGCACAATCCACATCCTAAAAGAAATATCACACAGATGGCAacagctgcctcccaccccagAAGAGCTCTTGGCAGCCAATGCCTCCTGTTGGAAGATGCCCATCTTGGTGCTGCCTCCTTCCAACGTCTGTGCAGCCTGTCCCCCGACACTCCCTTTCTCCCAGTGCCTCTCTGACTTACCTTCTTGAGCACCACAAACTCATTCTCAGCAGCGGTGCGCCGGTTGATTTCTTCTTCATACCTGTTGAAGGGGACAAGACAAGTTGAGTCTCTTGACTGCTCATCAGTCAACCAGTGGAACCCCCCTTCCCTCCATGGCAACCTCGGTCCCATCTCTGCAGAGCTCCACAGCAAAGGGAAGACACTGTGGAAATGTCCAAGCTGGCTTCACCCTCCTGTCTTGGTGCCCACTTCTTCCTCAGCCTGTCACTGCACTTACTTGGTCTTGTACTCCTCAACGTATTGTCGCATGTTCTGCAGCTCTGACTCCAGCTGGCCCCTCTGTCCCAGGAGAGactccagcctcctcctcagGTTCTGGATGTAGTTTTCAAAGATGACATCCAGGTTCTTCCTTGGCCCCGAAGGCccttgctgctggaggagatCCCACTTGGTGGAGAGGACtttgttctgctgctccaggaAGCGGACCTGAAAGCCCACAAAGGGGTGTGTGAGGTGTCCACCCAGAGAGGCATCGCACCACTCAAACCTCCTGCTTATTTGGGAGGCCACGGGAATCATTTTCCACATCCCAACAGGACTGGGGCTAGTGGAAAGCCAATTTTCCAGCAGGAAGactcctccctcctttctcctcttttttccattatatttgaatttctcctcttttctcctccttcattATTGCTTGGTTTTTCATTACCTATTGGAATGATTACATTCCAGATTTACAGATTATGATCATTTCCAATTGCAAATTTTGACCCACATTAATTTGCAGAAGCGTCAGATCATTTTTTACTCTCCAGTGAATGAAATGCCATGTCTCACTATCAGAGAGCATTCATCTTACCAGGTACAAGTATTCAATTCTTATGTTATACATTTAAATACTCTAAGCGTGTTCATAACCAATTTTCtccctgtgcagacaggctAAAGAATACTCATCTGTACTTGAAGTGAAATAAGGAACAGCTGAGAATTAACGGAGAGCTCATTCCTACGTTCTAAGTTCCTCAAGAAGAAACTCTCCTCGAAAAAGGGCAGGCTTAAAGAACCACTTAGGGCAAGCAAGTACATCATGATCCCTTTGGCTTGACTACACAGAGAGGAAAGCTAAGGAAGAATTTGGATCAACCAAACCTAGAGAAAGCCCTTTGGTTTCTCTGCAGATGTAAAACCTTTACATTTCCTTAGGAGGACGCAATGAAAACACTACCAGCTTTCCAGACCTGCCAACACTGAGCTGGGGAGGACattcccctccccacagcacGGGAAAGTCCTCAGAGTCCCCGTTCCCCAGCAGATGCAGTTCCAGCCTCTCACCTTGTCAATGAAAGAGGCAAACTGATTGTTAAGAGTCTTGATCTGTTCCTTCTCCTGGCACTTCACTTGTTGGATCTGAGGATCGATATCAACATGGACCGGCCGCAGGAGGGTTGGGTCAACCTGCACCGGCTGGATGCCTCCAGGGAACCCAGGACCACCTCTCACAGGACCACCAAAGCTGCCTATTCCTCCACCAATGACACCTCCTCCAATGCTGCCAAATCCTCCTCCATAGCCTCCACCAAAGCCACCAATTCTACATCCGTATCCACCGCCATAAGAGCCACCCATGGAAACTCTTCCGCTGCCACCCATGTTATGGAGGCTCCTGCTGCTAAAACCTCCACAACGTCCGCTGCCTCCAATTCCCCTGGATGTGGAGAACGAGCTATAGCTGATCCTGGTTCTGCCCCCACTTCCTCCAAAGCCACCACCGATGGCAGAGCAAGAGCTGTATCCCCTTTTGCTGCCGCCTCCAAAGCTCCGGCAGATCGACTGGCGAGACATGGCTGATTCTTCCAAGCAGAGttgggaagagcagaaagaCCAAcggagctgtgctgctgagggaCGAGTGCCGAGAGAAGTGTGCACAGTCTTCTCTGGCTCCACAGCTTCAGGCATTCCCTTTTATCTGTTTCTGGAGGTGGGCTGGGTCTGCAAGGGcgtgaaaaggaaacaaatttaCTGTCTTCATCAGCTTGGTGCGGTTAACAGATTTTTGCCAAATTGTTGACTCCACCCAGAAATACGCTTTGCGATGCAGAAGAGAATAAAAGAGCAAGAGCATTGAAACAGGTCTCAATGAGTAAGTGGACCCTCATATCTTTATAGCAtctggaaaaatatgttttacagTGATGTAGTCATGTTCTACCCTCCTCCCACCTTTCTATCTGTTCTCAACAATTTTGCAGTTTGTCTGGGTCTGGATCTTTTGCACTGACACCCAGCGTCAGGGGAGCATTTTGGCAAAAACCAGCTAGAAGGAGACTTTCACAATTCCCCCAAGCACGCCCCAAATCTCCTTCTTAAGTGGAAAATTGCTGATGGCTTTCCGAGAGGCAGTTTCCCAGTGCCGAGCAAAAATACCACATATTAACATTTAATAGctgtcagcatttcttttttatccagAAAGGAGGTGCTTAGTTCTTTTCCTACGAGCATCAGTTGGGATGGGAGTGACTTTTTCTAGGGCACGTTCCTGCAAAATGTGTCTCCCAGAGTCTTGAGGTAATCAGGTACCGAGACTGAGCGCCAGAGTGGAATGAGCAAGAGAACAAGGATGTCCGAGCTCCTTCCTTGTGCTTTTCAGATGGCCACAGGGATCTCCAAACCAGCAGAGGACAGAAAGGACGCTTCAGGCACTAGATGTGGTAATGACAACTGAATGAAggcaaacagcagagaaaggcagacaGGGGTAACGGTGATTtgttaaaaacttttttttttacactaaaTTTGGTAGGCAAATGATCAGGCTGAGTTCATCAAACTTGATCATTTTGAAATAAGGTGCAGCTAAAAGTTAGAAGCTCTGTATTGCTGTATGTGCTTTAAGAGGTAGGGCAGCCTTGCCCACATCTCTGACCACAGTAAACCTGGGCGGGGGAGAGAAGAAGGGGTGATGATGAGCTTCACTTtacaaagatgtatttttaagacaACAGCTGCTGgttcaaaatagaaaacaataaTGTTTAAGTTCATGCACGAGCTATCTGGCTATGAAGTAGTCAAGTTAAAGAAATCTTGCAGATCTGTTCTAGGTCTCATTAATCAAATATACATTTTAGTTACATTtatgaaatttaagaaaaagaccTAGCATTTCCTTAGAGCCTAGttcctgaaaaatataaataatagcCAAGGgacacatattttaaaaccttgCAAGCATTTCAACAGACCAATGTTATACTGTATTTAAGCTTCCAAATGGGAATATACATGTTCCAGTTTCCGCAGCCACCTGTAAGACTTGTGCAGCTCGGTGTTGTTTGAGTATCCCTCAGTGTCAACCTGCAGCCACAGACACTTCAGACCCTTTGGAAACACCAGCCCAGAGAATCACTTTCAAAAGCCACCAGAGGAATCACAAACATAAATGCCATTGATGGCCGCagaggcagaggctgctggaCACCACAGGCTCTTCACAGAATGGAGCGCAGGGCAGAGGAGAACATGGCCCTTGAGGGGCACTCAAGTCACTGTTGGCCAAGGGCTGTCCGACCCTTGAGGGGCACTCAAGTCACTGTTGGCCAAGGGCTGTCCGACCCTTGAGGGGCACTCAAGTCACTGTTGGCCAAGGGCTGTCCGACCCTTGAGGGGCACTCAAGTCACTGTTGGCCAAGGGCTGTCCGACCCTTGAGGGGCACTCAAGTCACTGTTGGCCAAGGGCTGTCCGACCCTTGAGGGGCACTCAAGTCACTGTTGGCCAAGGGCTGTCCGACCCTTGAGGGGCACTCAAGTCACTGTTGGCCAAGGGCTGTCCAACCCTTGAGGGGCACAAGTCACTGTTGGCCAAGGGCTGTCCAACCCTTGAGGGGCACAAGTCACTGTTGGCCAGGGTCTACCCTACCCATGGAGGGACACAAGCCACAGTTGTCCAGGGTCTACCCTACCCCTGAGGAACACAAGCCACAGTTGGCCAAGGTTTACCTTACCCTTGAGTGACACAAGTCCCAGTTGACCAAGGGTTATCCAGATGTGTGTGGCCTGCCCTCTGTGACAGGCTGGAGCTGGACAATGGgcagccatccctgcagcagggaggggacaccttccctttcaaaagcagcttGAATGAAGAGGGTcttgtttcttcagctgttacCTCCAAGACGGAGAGTTATGTTCCCCCGATCCCTCTGCAGCGCAGTGCACTCGCTCAAGGTGAGCAGTCCCAGGGAGGTGTAGGGTAGCTCAGGTTTTGGTTGGAGAAAACAGGTCATCTCTGCTCATGGCCTCATGCCAGATTGCCAAAGACACGGTCACTGCCCTTCTCGGTAGGCAGCGTAACTTGGTTGTAACACCCCACATGGCGGCTCCAAGATGAGGGAGAAGATCTGTCATGTCAGCCAAATGCCTGGATGCTGACCACATTCAGCACATGCAGATAAGACACCCAGATTGACTCACTCTGACGTCTTCAGACAAGATGTGAAGATTATACCCAACCTGGAGTcactgcagcctcctccagGTAAAACTCGATAGACAGCCTCGGCTGCAGCCGTTCCTTCAGATCTCTTACGCAAGGAGCTGTGCACAGCAGAATCATCCACACCGCGCAAAATGTAAACTCTGCAGAAAACGTCGATGGAGACCAAGCCGGGCTGCAGCTTCAGATCTCACACAGCAAAGACATTCTGGCATCACAGAGGAGGATGTCGCAATGCCTCATTACAATGCCTACAACGCCATGCTGGGGATTTTAAAGCTGAGAAGAAACATAGTcttaaaattaagaacaaaaataggTGACTCTTGCCCCAAGCCAAACCCCAGAGTGCTCTTGGCCCAGCCCCAGCTTCTCAGGGGCATTGCCTTCCCATCGCCTCCTGCCAGGCCAAACCCAGTCAcgctccccagctccagcacaccTCTGCGTGGCTGCACAGGGAGCACAAGCCCCGCTCCCAAGAGCCCCCTAACCATTCCCCACTGCCTTGGCTGGGCCTCTCCTGCCTCAGGGACCTGGTAGCTCACAACAGGTTCTTGTGGGACTCCTGAACCACTACTGAAAGTGGTTTCAGCCTCTTTGATCTCTTCTTGTGGCAGAGGAGCTGAACCACAGCACAGATCAAACACAGCAGCATTGCGCTCCCAgtcccccctcctccagccagaGCAAAGCTCTCCTGCT of Falco rusticolus isolate bFalRus1 chromosome 19, bFalRus1.pri, whole genome shotgun sequence contains these proteins:
- the LOC119159153 gene encoding keratin, type II cytoskeletal 6A-like gives rise to the protein MSRQSICRSFGGGSKRGYSSCSAIGGGFGGSGGRTRISYSSFSTSRGIGGSGRCGGFSSRSLHNMGGSGRVSMGGSYGGGYGCRIGGFGGGYGGGFGSIGGGVIGGGIGSFGGPVRGGPGFPGGIQPVQVDPTLLRPVHVDIDPQIQQVKCQEKEQIKTLNNQFASFIDKVRFLEQQNKVLSTKWDLLQQQGPSGPRKNLDVIFENYIQNLRRRLESLLGQRGQLESELQNMRQYVEEYKTKYEEEINRRTAAENEFVVLKKDVDCAYMTKVELEAKVGALTDEISFLRCIYEEELAQMQTISRDLSVVVSMDNNRHLDLDSIIEEVRRQYEQIAQNSRAEAEAWYQSRYEELQNTAGRHGDSLRNTKIEIQELTRNVQRLRAEIENVKKQNHQLQAAIAEAEERGEMALKDARRKLEELECALSKDKEELARLLKEYQELLNIKIALDVEIAMYRKLLEGEENRLCVDNPSNVNVSVVGRSTIAGGRAGGFGAGSGMGGGVCVVGGGSIIGGSCGMGGGILSGGFSSGSGRMCSSGGGNFIGGAGSSSVRRCVTTTTVKSSGVKY